The region tatttttttttacaatagggtgtaaaaaaaccttataaacaTATTGGATCATCACATGCATATAAAGACCACCTGAATTCATGTCTTGAGGAGGTAAAGGTTTATCAAACTGGGGAAAAAATTAACTACTCTGATCTTGCaagaaaatataatatcatTGATAGTGAAAGTAAGATACCAAAAAATGGTGGGCAGATTGTTAAAGAATTTCTAAAGGAGAACGATGTCAATCTAACAAGTTTATCTGAGCTGAAAAGAAGAAGTGGAGAAAAAAGTCCAGTTAtaattctaagaaaaaaaaggcggtgaagttatatttacaattatttatatttgttttatctgCTTTAATTGtttgaagtttaatttttcaagttttataataatttaaatatatatattaataagaaataataatttaaatatatatataaataaatatattgtatatttttataataatttaaatattttattatatttttaaatttttatattttacagatgttttttttattttttaatattcctattttattttagttaattgaaaacaaatgtaaaattttacaaattcacaaataaatattttgaatagtttacctagtaattaaaattaaaaacaagaacTTTTACAAGTATTgttacaaaaaatgtaattaagtATCTATGCATATACCAActtggaatttttattttgtttaggcTAACAGATTTGAATGTTTACTTTCCCCAAGAAGAAACAAATGCTCAGGTTGCAGCAAAACTGAATTTGCTTGTAtcagaaaataaatattcattagGAGAGCTTATTGCTCCACAAACTTTCTCTAAACTTGTTGTAAGAAACAATGAAATACAAACTGAAACATTTTCTATAGATGGCAGAGTACATCCACTAAAAGTAATTAGAGATAgcataacaaaaaatcattgGATTTATATGAGGGTTAAAACTGATGAAGAGTATGAAAAAATGTTGCATACAACAATTATTAGCTATCTAAAAAGGATTAATGAAATGGAAGAAAATGACCAAGACGAAGAAATcaataacttgaaaattaaattaaaaaaacttgaacgaAAAAGACATCTTATGTTATGGCATGATACTTCAACTATATGCAATCATAGTCACGTCTTAATGACAATTTCAACTTTATTTGATCCTGCAATTCATTATACATCTGAAGAATATCaacaaaagtataataaaacCATAAATATTCAAGCGGTTGTTGAAGCTCCTATATGATATATCTTTGGGAGATGTTCAGCTACTGATGAAATGCTTGTTTATTCAGAACAAAGAATAAATGATATTATCGAAATGAAAGACCCTATTAAGATTAGTGAAATTGAAATTTATGAtgaaatgagattttttaaaggTGATGGTCCTTCAGCTCAATTTGAAGCAGGTCAGCAAAAAGGAGGTAATTATGTATGCTGGATTTGTGACATTAATGTCGTTGAGCATTCTAATTA is a window of Hydra vulgaris chromosome 15, alternate assembly HydraT2T_AEP DNA encoding:
- the LOC136091481 gene encoding uncharacterized protein LOC136091481 isoform X1, producing METFKQAEQRSYELKEKVDTGVKKPYKHIGSSHAYKDHLNSCLEEVKVYQTGEKINYSDLARKYNIIDSESKIPKNGGQIVKEFLKENDVNLTSLSELKRRSGEKSPVIILRKKRRLTDLNVYFPQEETNAQVAAKLNLLVSENKYSLGELIAPQTFSKLVVRNNEIQTETFSIDGRVHPLKVIRDSITKNHWIYMRVKTDEEYEKMLHTTIISYLKRINEMEENDQDEEINNLKIKLKKLERKRHLMLWHDTSTICNHSHVLMTISTLFDPAIHYTSEEYQQKYNKTINIQAVVEAPI
- the LOC136091481 gene encoding uncharacterized protein LOC136091481 isoform X2; translated protein: METFKQAEQRSYELKEKGVKKPYKHIGSSHAYKDHLNSCLEEVKVYQTGEKINYSDLARKYNIIDSESKIPKNGGQIVKEFLKENDVNLTSLSELKRRSGEKSPVIILRKKRRLTDLNVYFPQEETNAQVAAKLNLLVSENKYSLGELIAPQTFSKLVVRNNEIQTETFSIDGRVHPLKVIRDSITKNHWIYMRVKTDEEYEKMLHTTIISYLKRINEMEENDQDEEINNLKIKLKKLERKRHLMLWHDTSTICNHSHVLMTISTLFDPAIHYTSEEYQQKYNKTINIQAVVEAPI